A genomic stretch from Desulfotignum balticum DSM 7044 includes:
- a CDS encoding SIR2 family NAD-dependent protein deacylase: MKHTDLYENAAEIIVNAKRCVAFTGAGISVESGIPPFRGENGLWNKYDPDSFDICYFHRHTKASWQVIREIFYDLFGKVRPNKAHAALAQLEANGVVKSVITQNVDNLHYDAGSRVVHEFHGSLKRLACLACHARYPISEVSLDRLPPACPRCEGILKPDVIFFGESIPEPAGSMSFEETRQADCLILIGTTGTVAPANLIPSAARSNGAAIIEINPVPSEYTSRVTDIFLEAGATKAMTRLMEKISGKIRKQ, encoded by the coding sequence ATGAAACACACAGACCTGTACGAGAATGCAGCAGAAATCATCGTCAACGCCAAGCGGTGTGTGGCATTCACGGGGGCCGGCATTTCCGTTGAAAGCGGGATCCCGCCGTTCAGGGGCGAAAACGGGCTGTGGAACAAGTATGATCCCGACAGCTTTGATATTTGCTATTTTCACCGGCACACCAAAGCATCCTGGCAGGTGATCCGAGAGATCTTTTATGATTTGTTCGGAAAAGTCCGTCCCAACAAGGCCCATGCGGCTCTGGCACAATTGGAGGCCAACGGGGTGGTGAAAAGCGTGATCACCCAGAATGTGGACAACCTGCATTATGATGCCGGCTCCCGGGTGGTGCATGAGTTTCATGGATCGCTCAAGCGCCTGGCGTGCCTGGCCTGCCATGCCCGGTATCCCATTTCAGAGGTTAGCCTGGACCGGCTGCCGCCTGCCTGTCCCCGTTGTGAGGGGATCCTGAAACCGGATGTGATTTTTTTCGGCGAGTCCATTCCTGAACCGGCCGGGTCCATGTCTTTTGAGGAAACCCGGCAGGCAGACTGCTTGATTCTCATCGGCACCACCGGTACCGTGGCCCCGGCCAACCTGATCCCGTCGGCTGCCAGATCCAACGGGGCCGCCATCATTGAAATCAATCCCGTGCCCTCGGAATATACATCCCGGGTGACCGATATTTTTCTGGAAGCCGGCGCCACAAAAGCCATGACACGCCTGATGGAAAAAATATCCGGCAAAATTCGAAAACAATGA
- a CDS encoding histidine triad nucleotide-binding protein — MPDDCLFCKIVNKETDTRFLYEDDTYVVFKDIRPAAPVHLLLVPKTHIRSVNDLTPSHQSLVGGLFQLAAKMAKEQGVDQSGYKLLFNVEKGGGQVIFHLHLHLIGGWQR; from the coding sequence ATGCCTGACGACTGTCTTTTCTGTAAAATTGTCAACAAAGAGACGGACACCCGGTTTTTATACGAAGACGACACCTATGTGGTGTTCAAAGATATCCGCCCGGCAGCCCCGGTCCATCTGCTGCTGGTGCCTAAAACCCATATCCGCAGTGTCAACGACCTGACACCTTCGCACCAGTCCCTGGTGGGGGGCCTGTTTCAGCTGGCCGCGAAAATGGCCAAAGAACAGGGCGTGGACCAATCCGGATACAAACTGCTGTTCAACGTGGAAAAGGGCGGGGGGCAGGTGATTTTCCATTTGCACCTGCACCTGATCGGCGGGTGGCAGCGGTAA
- a CDS encoding DUF1156 domain-containing protein, whose protein sequence is MIEKDFDIAFIADLALREKQVQQNYRPVIAVHKWFARRPGTLFRGLLLSEFLSNTPLREAFYQSINFSGLHVADPFMGGGTPMLEANRTGCDVTGFDINPMAYWVVKQEIEHLDLAAYTEAAADLRASLEAKIGHLYRTKCMICGSEKADVKYFLWIKHLNCKTCGKQIDLFQKYLIATDARHPKNVFVCPVCGDLTESEDRKNPGPCRHCQADLRYEGPAKRGHCKCDHCGTDNRFPAPETGPLGHRVFAMEYYCRACKPSHTGRFFKKPDAKDIENIKDAENRWKAITPQFVPDDSIPSGDETNRLHRWGYRYYREMFNPRQLLGLELSSQLIARMPNERVRNALATNLSDLLRYQNMLCRYDTKVLKSLDIFSVHGFPVGLMQCESNFLGIVEPGRTLCVGSGGWANIIEKFKKAKAYCDHPFEVQVVGRKKKIIPIEKEWIGDRFNGTGCDDIRRVDISCRDAAAADLPDNSLDAVFTDPPYFGNVQYAELMDFCYVWLKKLVGQTSSAFSAPSTRNAEELTGNVDMGRDFTHFTHGLSTVFQRMAKALKNGSPLVFTYHHNKLEAYYPVAVGILDAGLVCSASLPCPGEMGGSIHINGTGSSIIDTVFVCRSTGTMQRKWLADSPREVAQIVQADLIYLKAGHVKPTPGDIRCIIFGHLVRLAIWSLRSGWEKDKPVASRIAKVGAWLLHFGRLVEIEQFIETVCDTTKDEVSLFAVNERIEKYGTDHDEIPF, encoded by the coding sequence ATGATTGAAAAAGATTTTGATATTGCGTTCATCGCTGATCTGGCCTTGAGAGAAAAACAGGTCCAGCAGAATTACCGCCCGGTGATCGCGGTTCACAAATGGTTTGCCAGACGACCGGGGACCTTGTTCCGGGGCCTGCTTTTGTCTGAATTTCTCAGCAACACGCCGCTTCGGGAGGCGTTTTATCAATCGATCAATTTTTCAGGCCTTCATGTCGCAGATCCGTTCATGGGCGGGGGAACCCCCATGCTTGAAGCCAATCGAACCGGTTGTGATGTCACCGGATTTGACATCAATCCCATGGCTTACTGGGTGGTCAAACAGGAGATCGAGCACCTGGATCTGGCCGCATATACCGAGGCTGCCGCTGATCTGCGGGCATCCCTTGAAGCGAAGATCGGCCATCTTTACCGCACAAAGTGTATGATCTGCGGGTCGGAAAAAGCGGATGTCAAATATTTTCTCTGGATAAAACATCTTAACTGCAAAACCTGTGGAAAACAGATCGATCTGTTTCAAAAATATTTAATTGCCACGGATGCCAGACACCCCAAAAATGTGTTTGTCTGCCCGGTTTGCGGGGACCTGACGGAATCCGAAGACAGAAAAAATCCCGGGCCGTGCCGGCATTGCCAGGCAGACCTGCGGTATGAGGGACCTGCAAAAAGAGGGCATTGTAAATGTGATCACTGTGGCACGGACAACCGGTTTCCGGCCCCGGAAACCGGACCGTTGGGCCACCGCGTTTTTGCCATGGAATATTATTGCCGGGCGTGCAAACCGTCTCATACCGGCCGGTTTTTCAAAAAACCGGATGCAAAGGACATTGAAAACATAAAAGACGCGGAAAACCGATGGAAAGCCATCACCCCCCAATTTGTTCCCGATGACAGCATCCCCAGCGGAGATGAAACCAACCGGCTGCACCGGTGGGGGTATCGGTATTATCGGGAAATGTTCAACCCAAGGCAGCTTCTGGGGCTGGAACTGTCCTCGCAACTGATTGCCCGGATGCCAAATGAACGGGTGCGCAATGCCCTGGCCACCAATCTGTCTGATCTGCTCCGGTATCAGAACATGCTGTGCCGTTATGATACAAAAGTTTTGAAATCCCTTGATATCTTTTCAGTCCATGGGTTTCCTGTCGGGTTGATGCAATGTGAATCCAATTTTCTGGGTATTGTGGAACCCGGCCGCACCCTGTGTGTGGGCAGCGGCGGCTGGGCCAACATTATTGAAAAGTTCAAAAAAGCCAAGGCGTATTGTGACCATCCTTTTGAGGTACAGGTTGTCGGGCGTAAAAAAAAGATAATCCCCATTGAAAAGGAATGGATCGGAGACCGGTTCAACGGGACCGGGTGTGATGATATCCGGCGGGTGGACATCTCTTGCCGGGATGCGGCGGCAGCGGATCTGCCTGACAATTCACTGGATGCGGTTTTCACGGATCCCCCTTATTTTGGTAATGTCCAGTATGCCGAACTCATGGATTTCTGTTATGTGTGGTTGAAAAAACTGGTGGGGCAGACGTCTTCCGCGTTTAGCGCCCCATCTACCAGAAACGCGGAAGAGCTGACCGGAAATGTAGACATGGGCCGTGATTTCACTCATTTCACCCACGGCCTTTCAACGGTGTTCCAACGCATGGCAAAGGCCTTGAAAAATGGATCTCCGCTGGTGTTTACCTATCACCACAACAAACTGGAAGCCTATTATCCCGTGGCCGTGGGAATTCTGGATGCCGGCCTGGTCTGTTCAGCTTCCTTGCCATGTCCCGGTGAAATGGGCGGTTCCATTCATATCAACGGCACCGGGTCATCCATTATTGACACGGTATTTGTCTGCCGGTCCACCGGTACCATGCAGCGCAAATGGCTGGCTGATTCACCACGGGAAGTGGCACAAATTGTTCAGGCAGACCTGATTTATCTCAAGGCGGGCCATGTCAAGCCGACCCCGGGTGATATCCGATGTATCATTTTCGGCCATCTGGTTCGTCTGGCCATCTGGTCTCTGCGGTCCGGGTGGGAGAAAGACAAACCGGTCGCGTCCCGGATAGCGAAAGTCGGGGCCTGGCTTTTGCATTTCGGCCGTCTGGTGGAAATTGAACAGTTTATTGAAACCGTCTGTGATACGACAAAGGATGAAGTCTCGCTGTTTGCCGTTAATGAACGTATTGAAAAATATGGAACAGACCATGACGAAATTCCCTTTTGA
- a CDS encoding diguanylate cyclase domain-containing protein — MIPNKTTRILIVDDEKMNLKVLTELLREDYTLVLAKNGEQALKFARQKPLPDLILLDVVMPEMGGHDVIRQLKEDPLTKEIPVIFVTALSSTGDEEQGLKLGAVDYITKPFSPPIVKMRIHNHIRFVHHHRLLDRLAYLDPLTEIANRRRFDQVLVKELSRAARNCTSLSVGMVDVDFFKQYNDQYGHAMGDRALYQIASSLKASLERPGDLVARYGGEEFALILPETDAPAAGRVAEKARRAVENEKIPHTISSVSSHITVSAGTATVRFTGRAGEQLRETRDGQTCEHTVESLMLQADQHLYKAKQNGRNQVWP; from the coding sequence ATGATCCCGAACAAAACCACACGTATCCTGATTGTAGATGACGAAAAGATGAACCTCAAGGTGCTCACTGAACTCCTCAGGGAGGACTACACCCTGGTGCTGGCCAAAAACGGGGAACAGGCCCTGAAATTTGCCCGGCAAAAACCTTTGCCGGACCTGATCCTGTTGGATGTGGTCATGCCGGAAATGGGGGGCCACGACGTCATCCGGCAGTTGAAGGAAGACCCTTTGACCAAAGAGATTCCCGTCATCTTTGTGACTGCGCTGAGCAGCACCGGAGACGAGGAGCAGGGGCTGAAGCTGGGGGCTGTGGACTACATCACCAAGCCGTTTTCACCGCCCATCGTGAAAATGAGAATCCATAACCATATCCGGTTTGTTCACCATCACCGGCTCTTGGATCGGCTGGCCTACCTGGATCCGCTGACGGAAATCGCCAACCGGCGCCGGTTTGACCAGGTGCTGGTCAAAGAGTTGTCCCGGGCCGCCAGAAACTGCACCAGTTTGTCTGTGGGCATGGTGGATGTGGATTTTTTCAAGCAGTACAATGACCAATACGGTCATGCCATGGGAGACCGTGCCCTGTATCAGATTGCCTCTTCTCTGAAAGCATCCCTGGAACGGCCCGGAGACCTGGTTGCCCGGTATGGCGGAGAGGAATTTGCCCTGATCCTGCCGGAAACCGATGCCCCGGCCGCCGGCAGGGTGGCGGAAAAAGCCCGGCGTGCGGTTGAAAACGAAAAAATTCCCCATACCATCTCCAGCGTATCTTCGCACATCACTGTCAGCGCGGGCACTGCCACTGTCCGCTTTACCGGACGTGCCGGTGAACAGCTCAGGGAGACCCGGGACGGCCAGACTTGTGAACATACTGTCGAATCCCTGATGCTCCAGGCAGACCAGCACCTCTACAAGGCCAAGCAGAACGGCCGCAACCAGGTATGGCCATGA